A part of Solenopsis invicta isolate M01_SB chromosome 2, UNIL_Sinv_3.0, whole genome shotgun sequence genomic DNA contains:
- the LOC105195026 gene encoding forkhead box protein P1-like, whose translation MHVPAKDPHSPGDFSSKHLWQAHLEIILEVTKAIDYPDSGGNTGESAEAATNGASSTLRLLVAAASCPRESLYGQQQQQQQPQQQPQQHHQQQPQQQQQQQQVVDLSELVYK comes from the exons ATGCACGTCCCGGCAAAGGATCCCCACAGCCCTGGAGATTTTTCCTCGAAGCATTTATGGCAAGCACATCTTGAA ATAATTCTAGAGGTGACAAAAGCGATCGATTATCCAGATTCCGGGGGCAACACTGGAGAATCTGCGGAAGCTGCGACAAACGGCGCAAGTTCTACGCTTCGACTCCTCGTTGCTGCTGCTAGTTGTCCTCGAGAATCTTTGTACGGC caacagcagcagcagcagcagccgcaaCAGCAGCCGCAACAGCATCATCAGCAGCAGccgcagcagcaacagcaacagcagcaggtGGTAGACCTGTCTGAATTGGTTTATAAATAA